In the Acidobacteriota bacterium genome, CGACCAGCAACCCCGCAGCCGATAGCGGCACGACAATCACGCTCGCGCCATAAGCGATTTGATTCAAAATATCGAAAATGCCTTCGGGGGTGGTGAGTCCGAAATTATTCGGTTTATCTGCCGGAACGCCGCGACGACGGCGCATCAACTCGGTTACTTCATCGGTCATCCTGCCGAACTGTTTCGGTTTGGATTTAACCGTGATGGTGATTTCCTCGATTTCGGGATGTTTGGATTTGACGGTGGAAAACGGAATGAGCAATTCGCGGTCTTCGACAGCATCGCCGCCAAACAGTCCGCCGGGCGCTTTATCCATCACGCCTATAATCGAAAAAATTTCGCCTTCGACTTCAATCTCTTTGCCAACCGGGTCGATTCCGCCGTAAAGGGTTTCCGCGACGCTTGCGCCGATGACCGCTACCTGCGCGCGATGTTGTTCTTCGGAAACGGTGAAAAATCTGCCCGATTGGATATAGACATTGCGCAAGCGGTCATAATTGCTCCACACGCCGAGGATGAGTGGACGATTGGCTTCAACGCCTTTGTATTTGACAACCGGTGACACCCCGAATGGCGCAAAAGAACCGACAACGATTTGCGGGGTCGCGCCTTCAACACTTGGTAATTCGGCAACCGCCTGCGCGTCTTCAAAGGTGATGTCTTTGCGCATACGCTCTTCCTGCGACGGTCTGCCGCGCATGCCAATCGAATTCATTTTCGATACGAAAATTAAATCGGGACCAAAGCGTTCGGTCTGATCAATCACGAACTGGCGCAAGCCGGTTAAAAAAGATGAAATCGCGATGACCGTCATGACGCCGCCAATCACTCCAAGCATGGTGAGCGCCGAACGAATTTTGTGCGTCCGCAAGGTGTCGAACGCCATTAAAATATTTTCGCCTACTTCCTGAATATACATATTTAAAGTAATGAGGACTGAGGACTGAGGACTGAGTTGCAAAAAGGATGAAGTC is a window encoding:
- a CDS encoding ABC transporter permease, producing MYIQEVGENILMAFDTLRTHKIRSALTMLGVIGGVMTVIAISSFLTGLRQFVIDQTERFGPDLIFVSKMNSIGMRGRPSQEERMRKDITFEDAQAVAELPSVEGATPQIVVGSFAPFGVSPVVKYKGVEANRPLILGVWSNYDRLRNVYIQSGRFFTVSEEQHRAQVAVIGASVAETLYGGIDPVGKEIEVEGEIFSIIGVMDKAPGGLFGGDAVEDRELLIPFSTVKSKHPEIEEITITVKSKPKQFGRMTDEVTELMRRRRGVPADKPNNFGLTTPEGIFDILNQIAYGASVIVVPLSAAGLLVGGIGVMNIMLVSVTERTKEIGIRRAIGAKKGDIIWQFLTEAITLTGTGGLIGIFVGWLVSLILRMLAPTLPSVIPLWAIITGFVVSCSVGLVFGIWPAMKAARLDPIEALRYE